A region of Moorena producens PAL-8-15-08-1 DNA encodes the following proteins:
- a CDS encoding four helix bundle protein, with product MGTIKRFEEIEGWQTARELTRLVYALSKEGEFSRDFGLCNQMRRAAVSIMSNIAEGFESRTQRLFIEFLGRARGSAGELSSQAYVALDAGYIHQSQFTQLFDLCQKCSRQITGFMAYLKTYPDQNRLREDEGDYRID from the coding sequence ATGGGAACTATAAAACGATTTGAAGAAATTGAGGGATGGCAGACAGCACGGGAGTTAACAAGGTTGGTTTACGCACTGTCAAAGGAGGGAGAGTTTTCCCGTGATTTTGGTTTGTGTAACCAGATGCGTCGTGCAGCGGTTTCGATTATGTCAAATATTGCTGAGGGTTTTGAGAGTCGGACACAACGTCTTTTTATTGAGTTCTTAGGTCGAGCTAGAGGCTCTGCGGGTGAACTAAGTTCCCAAGCCTATGTTGCTCTTGATGCTGGTTACATTCATCAATCTCAGTTTACACAACTATTTGATCTATGCCAGAAGTGCAGCCGACAAATTACAGGATTCATGGCATATCTGAAAACCTACCCTGATCAAAACCGACTCCGCGAGGACGAAGGAGATTATCGTATTGATTGA
- the proB gene encoding glutamate 5-kinase, which translates to MTNQKIVVKVGTSSLTQPATGQLALSTIAALVETVTRLRSEGHQVVLVTSGAVGIGCGRLGLTSRPNTLPLKQAIAAVGQGRLMRIYDDLFNNLNQPIAQILLSRRDFVQRSCYVNAYATFRELLQLGVIPVVNENDTVAVDELKFGDNDTLSALVASLIESDWLFLLTDVDRLYSADPRKVPDAEPIISINSIEELAELEVQADDSGSGWGTGGMVTKVAAARIATNAGVRTVITEGRRPDNIERILQGESLGTQFAPQAQTNKARKHWIAYSLVPVGKLYLDNGAVKAISDGGKSLLAAGITAIEGDFRSSDAVELCDSNGTEIARGLVNYNSNELHKIRGHKSEQILTILGYKGAETVVHRDNLVLMN; encoded by the coding sequence ATGACCAATCAAAAGATAGTTGTCAAAGTCGGCACATCTAGTTTAACTCAACCAGCAACAGGTCAGTTGGCCTTATCTACCATTGCTGCCCTTGTCGAAACCGTGACGCGGCTGCGTTCTGAAGGTCATCAAGTGGTACTGGTTACCTCTGGCGCTGTGGGGATTGGCTGTGGGCGACTGGGGTTAACATCACGACCGAATACACTCCCTCTCAAACAAGCGATCGCAGCGGTGGGTCAAGGACGGCTGATGCGGATATATGATGACTTATTTAACAACCTCAACCAACCTATTGCTCAGATTCTCCTCAGCCGTCGAGATTTTGTACAGCGTAGTTGCTATGTTAATGCCTATGCTACCTTTCGGGAACTACTTCAGCTGGGGGTGATCCCAGTGGTGAATGAAAATGATACTGTAGCTGTAGATGAACTTAAATTTGGTGATAACGATACCCTTAGCGCCCTAGTAGCTAGTTTGATTGAATCCGATTGGTTGTTTTTACTAACTGATGTGGATAGACTTTACTCAGCAGACCCCCGTAAGGTACCGGATGCTGAACCAATTATTTCAATCAACAGCATTGAGGAATTAGCTGAACTAGAGGTACAAGCTGATGACTCAGGCTCTGGTTGGGGCACTGGTGGGATGGTAACCAAAGTTGCTGCTGCCCGAATTGCTACCAATGCTGGGGTCAGAACTGTAATCACTGAAGGACGACGTCCAGATAACATTGAAAGAATTTTACAGGGAGAATCCCTGGGCACCCAGTTTGCCCCCCAAGCTCAAACCAATAAAGCCCGCAAGCACTGGATTGCTTATAGTTTAGTCCCCGTAGGGAAACTCTATCTTGATAATGGAGCGGTAAAGGCAATTTCTGATGGGGGCAAATCTCTATTAGCAGCTGGCATTACTGCTATAGAGGGGGATTTTCGTTCATCAGATGCCGTAGAGCTATGTGATAGCAATGGTACGGAAATTGCTAGGGGACTGGTGAACTACAACAGTAATGAATTACATAAGATTCGAGGGCATAAATCCGAACAAATCCTGACTATTTTGGGTTACAAGGGGGCAGAAACTGTGGTTCATCGGGATAATTTGGTACTGATGAATTAG
- a CDS encoding ABC transporter substrate-binding protein — translation MLLSQFWALPALTQHPVKLTLLMGAGEFSDWQELLVKNFELENPDIQIELIEGPLNSDLTEDLYTSAFILGDSPYDLINMDVIWAPKFAAAGWLLDLSDRVSKEYLKEFLDKAVDSGRYQRKLYRIPFRSDGGMLYYRQDLLEQAGFQAPKTFEQLVTISQQLQANDDSKWGYLWQGRQYEGLSAMFVEILAGFGGFWVDPETLDVGLDQPEAIKAVEFLRSTIKQGISPPGVTTYQEEETRLLFQNGDAVFLRNWPYVWSLANQEGSKVKGKIGISPMVHGPSGKAGACLGGWGLGIAKSSKHPEEAWRAIEYFTSEKAQRRYTLETGYLPTRRKLFADPDIVAKYPHYPKLLEVLEGAVLRPPVAQYSQVSDILQRYLNAVLTNPKLSPEKMMKAAADETRRLLSVE, via the coding sequence GTGCTCCTGTCCCAGTTTTGGGCATTACCAGCACTGACCCAGCACCCTGTTAAACTCACCCTATTGATGGGAGCGGGGGAATTTTCTGATTGGCAGGAACTACTGGTTAAGAATTTTGAGCTAGAGAATCCAGATATTCAAATCGAACTGATCGAAGGACCATTAAACTCTGACTTAACAGAAGACCTCTATACCTCTGCTTTCATCTTAGGAGACTCACCCTATGACCTGATTAACATGGACGTGATTTGGGCTCCTAAATTTGCTGCTGCAGGGTGGTTACTAGACCTATCAGACCGGGTTAGTAAGGAGTATTTAAAGGAATTTCTGGATAAAGCAGTTGATTCAGGACGCTACCAGAGGAAACTATACCGCATACCATTCCGTTCCGATGGTGGTATGCTCTACTATCGTCAGGATTTGCTAGAGCAAGCTGGATTCCAAGCCCCAAAAACCTTTGAGCAGTTGGTCACCATTTCCCAACAATTGCAGGCAAATGATGACTCCAAATGGGGCTATCTTTGGCAAGGTCGTCAATATGAAGGCTTGTCAGCCATGTTTGTGGAGATACTTGCAGGCTTTGGTGGTTTCTGGGTTGATCCAGAAACCTTGGACGTGGGTTTGGATCAACCGGAAGCGATTAAAGCTGTGGAGTTTCTGCGCAGCACCATCAAACAAGGAATTTCACCCCCTGGTGTCACTACCTATCAGGAAGAAGAAACACGACTGTTGTTTCAAAATGGGGATGCGGTATTTCTGAGGAATTGGCCCTATGTTTGGTCATTGGCAAATCAAGAGGGTTCAAAGGTGAAAGGCAAGATTGGCATTAGCCCTATGGTTCATGGTCCTAGTGGCAAAGCTGGTGCTTGCTTAGGAGGTTGGGGTTTGGGAATTGCTAAATCTTCCAAACATCCTGAGGAAGCCTGGAGGGCTATTGAGTATTTCACCAGTGAGAAAGCCCAGCGTCGGTATACTCTGGAAACTGGCTATCTGCCAACCCGACGGAAGCTGTTTGCAGACCCAGACATTGTTGCGAAATATCCCCACTATCCAAAATTGCTAGAGGTGTTAGAGGGGGCTGTCTTGCGTCCACCAGTTGCCCAATATTCCCAGGTATCTGATATTTTACAACGGTACCTCAACGCTGTACTAACTAATCCCAAACTTAGTCCTGAAAAAATGATGAAAGCAGCAGCTGATGAAACCCGTAGGCTGTTGTCGGTAGAATGA
- the proX gene encoding glycine betaine/L-proline ABC transporter substrate-binding protein ProX: MTIRKINKFICAILAAALCLSLIACGAQTPNGSQSTAGKTVKVSSASSVSTYALFVSEIINIALEKVGYKPAEIKQLSIPLAHISVRNGDVDFYSVHWQNIHKKFFLENGGDQKLEKVGVIIADALQSYQIDKKTADQYKITNLEQLKDPKIAKLFDSDGDGKANLTGCNPGWGCELVIEHQLDAYKLRDTVEHDQGNYDVLLAATLGRYKQGQPIFFYSYSPHWSVTVLKPGEDTIRLEVPFLSLPKEQENITKKDTTVDGKNLGVGVDQVRVMANKKFLAANPAAKRLFELMTIPIEDVNAQQKLVQDGESSPKDIRRHAEEWIKNNQEIFDSWVESAKEAATN; encoded by the coding sequence ATGACCATCAGGAAAATTAATAAATTTATTTGTGCTATCTTAGCAGCAGCTTTATGCCTAAGTTTAATCGCCTGTGGAGCACAGACCCCAAATGGCAGTCAATCCACAGCAGGTAAAACAGTAAAGGTCAGTTCTGCATCCTCCGTTTCCACCTATGCCTTATTTGTTTCCGAAATCATCAATATTGCTTTGGAAAAAGTTGGTTATAAACCTGCAGAAATAAAACAACTTAGTATTCCCCTGGCACACATTTCTGTCAGGAATGGAGACGTAGATTTCTACAGTGTTCATTGGCAAAATATACACAAAAAATTCTTTTTAGAAAACGGTGGTGACCAAAAATTAGAAAAAGTGGGGGTAATTATTGCTGATGCTTTGCAAAGCTATCAGATTGATAAAAAAACTGCTGACCAATACAAAATTACTAATTTGGAACAACTAAAAGACCCCAAGATTGCCAAACTTTTTGACTCTGATGGGGATGGCAAAGCCAACTTAACTGGTTGTAATCCAGGTTGGGGGTGTGAGTTAGTAATTGAACATCAGCTCGATGCTTACAAGTTGCGCGATACCGTTGAACATGACCAAGGCAACTATGATGTTCTCTTGGCAGCCACATTGGGTCGCTATAAACAAGGACAACCGATTTTCTTTTATAGCTATAGTCCCCACTGGTCAGTGACAGTATTAAAGCCAGGAGAAGATACCATTAGATTAGAGGTTCCTTTTCTTTCTCTACCTAAAGAACAGGAAAATATAACAAAAAAAGATACTACTGTTGACGGAAAAAATTTAGGTGTTGGTGTCGATCAAGTTCGCGTGATGGCAAACAAGAAATTTTTAGCAGCCAATCCAGCTGCCAAACGCCTGTTTGAGTTGATGACGATTCCTATTGAGGATGTGAATGCTCAACAAAAACTCGTACAAGATGGTGAAAGTAGCCCAAAAGATATTCGCCGCCATGCCGAAGAATGGATAAAGAACAATCAGGAAATCTTTGATAGTTGGGTAGAATCAGCCAAAGAGGCAGCCACGAATTAA
- a CDS encoding MBL fold metallo-hydrolase — MSNTHNLFTIRFWGVRGSIACPGPETVRYGGNTPCIEMRVGSERLIFDGGTGLRVLGQSLLKEMPVEAHLFFTHSHWDHIQGFPFFTPAFIKRNCFHIYGTRAPNGATIENRLTDQMTHPNFPVPLQIMQSKKEFHDLEIGETVNIGEITVENAPLNHPGEAVGYRVNWRGYSAAYITDTEHLEKGFDKNVLQLAHNADVMIYDAAYTDEEYYSEISSKMGWGHSTWQEAIKVARAANAKKLVIFHHDPLHNDDFLDHIGEQAVKEFSNTVMAREGLAIELVESSRSHLLELKDGKMPLSKV; from the coding sequence ATGTCTAATACCCACAACTTATTCACTATTCGTTTTTGGGGCGTCAGAGGTAGTATTGCCTGTCCAGGACCAGAAACAGTTCGGTATGGAGGCAACACACCTTGTATAGAGATGCGAGTTGGTAGTGAGCGTCTAATTTTTGATGGTGGTACAGGGTTGCGAGTTTTGGGACAGTCCCTACTCAAGGAGATGCCAGTAGAAGCTCATCTATTTTTTACCCACTCCCATTGGGACCATATTCAGGGTTTTCCTTTCTTTACCCCTGCCTTTATTAAAAGGAATTGTTTTCATATTTATGGCACCCGTGCTCCTAACGGTGCCACCATCGAGAATCGTCTAACTGATCAGATGACCCACCCAAATTTTCCGGTTCCCTTGCAAATTATGCAATCAAAAAAGGAGTTCCATGACCTTGAGATTGGAGAAACAGTCAACATTGGTGAGATTACGGTAGAAAATGCACCCTTGAACCATCCAGGTGAAGCCGTTGGCTATCGAGTTAACTGGCGAGGCTATTCAGCTGCTTACATCACTGACACAGAACATCTCGAAAAGGGTTTCGATAAAAATGTCCTGCAGCTGGCTCATAATGCGGACGTGATGATTTACGATGCTGCCTACACCGATGAAGAATACTACTCTGAAATATCGAGCAAAATGGGTTGGGGACATTCTACCTGGCAGGAAGCTATCAAAGTTGCTCGAGCTGCTAATGCCAAAAAATTAGTCATTTTCCATCATGATCCCCTGCATAATGATGATTTTTTGGACCATATCGGAGAACAGGCTGTTAAGGAGTTTTCTAATACGGTTATGGCGCGGGAAGGTCTGGCAATTGAGCTAGTGGAATCCTCTAGGTCACATCTGCTTGAGCTTAAGGATGGTAAAATGCCTCTGAGCAAAGTTTAA
- a CDS encoding ABC transporter ATP-binding protein, whose product MAKLELHNINKIYKTNKGNVIPVKDISLEVDEGEFLTLLGPSGCGKSTMLRLIAGLEQPTHGKVVINGRDVTDVRPGDRNIAMVFQSYALYPHMTVFDNMAASLKLHKVPSEQIRSLVQEVANKLGLENLMERKPSQLSGGQRQRVALGRALVRQPAVFLLDEPLSNLDALLREQVRADLKQLFVAQKAPVVYVTHDQTEAMTLSTKIAVLSDGKLQQLDTPQGIYNHPANQFVASFVGSPQMNLLTLHCQGNYALLGEVKIPLPNLPQVPPQIVLGIRPEDVALAQPEDKYRIKGRIYLVENLGMHNLISVRVKGSDSLSIRALLPNNLTWETEEVTVAIRTQSIHWFDRETWVRVAARYEHRVT is encoded by the coding sequence ATGGCTAAACTAGAGCTACATAATATTAATAAAATCTATAAGACTAACAAGGGTAATGTAATCCCAGTTAAAGACATTAGCTTAGAAGTCGATGAAGGAGAATTTCTGACCTTACTTGGGCCATCGGGATGTGGTAAATCTACGATGCTGCGACTAATTGCTGGGTTAGAGCAACCCACCCATGGCAAAGTAGTTATCAATGGACGGGATGTTACTGATGTCAGACCAGGCGATCGCAATATCGCTATGGTTTTCCAAAGCTATGCTCTCTATCCTCATATGACCGTATTTGACAATATGGCAGCTAGTCTGAAACTCCATAAGGTTCCTTCTGAGCAAATTCGGAGCCTGGTGCAGGAGGTAGCGAATAAACTGGGATTGGAAAATTTGATGGAGCGCAAGCCTAGTCAGCTATCTGGTGGTCAGCGCCAGCGGGTGGCTCTGGGCAGGGCATTGGTGCGCCAACCGGCTGTATTTTTGTTGGACGAACCTCTGAGTAACTTGGATGCTTTGCTGCGAGAGCAAGTTAGGGCGGATTTGAAGCAGCTATTTGTTGCTCAAAAGGCACCAGTGGTTTATGTGACTCATGACCAAACGGAAGCGATGACCCTCTCAACTAAGATTGCGGTGTTATCTGATGGTAAGCTGCAACAGCTAGATACACCCCAGGGCATTTACAACCACCCAGCAAATCAGTTTGTAGCTAGTTTTGTCGGTTCTCCCCAAATGAACTTACTGACACTTCACTGTCAGGGTAATTATGCCCTCTTGGGTGAGGTCAAAATTCCTTTGCCGAATTTGCCTCAAGTTCCGCCACAGATTGTTCTAGGTATCCGTCCAGAAGATGTAGCCCTAGCTCAACCTGAGGATAAATATAGGATTAAGGGTCGCATCTACCTGGTGGAAAATCTAGGCATGCATAATTTAATTAGTGTTAGGGTTAAGGGGTCAGACTCTCTCAGCATCCGGGCGTTATTACCTAATAATTTAACTTGGGAAACAGAAGAGGTTACTGTCGCCATACGAACCCAGTCGATTCACTGGTTTGATAGGGAAACATGGGTTCGCGTAGCGGCTCGGTACGAGCATCGCGTAACGTAA
- a CDS encoding carbohydrate ABC transporter permease, which produces MKTDPIAAQEQRTGWLLVTPALLLLLLVYGYPILRSFWLSLFTNNLGTQLQPVFSGLNNYGRMMGDGRFWHSLWNTVIFTSVSVALELVLGIAIALILNQTFKGRGIVRTIAILPWALPTALIGLVWAWMFNDQFGVWNDILVRLGIIQEGINWLGYPTTAMMAVIAADVWKTTPFISILLLAGLQSIPQDLYEAYALDGATPWQSFKQITLPLLMPQILISLLFRFAQAFGVFDLIKVMTGGAPGGATEVVSLYIYTTVMDYLDFGYGAALVVVTFLILVTTVIIIALGLRD; this is translated from the coding sequence ATGAAAACTGATCCGATAGCAGCACAGGAGCAAAGGACAGGGTGGCTGTTAGTAACACCAGCATTGTTACTACTGCTGCTAGTCTATGGCTATCCTATTTTGCGTTCGTTCTGGTTAAGTTTGTTCACTAATAACCTAGGGACACAGCTACAACCAGTCTTTTCTGGTCTGAATAATTATGGGCGAATGATGGGGGATGGTCGCTTCTGGCACAGTCTCTGGAATACTGTGATTTTCACTTCAGTATCTGTTGCTCTGGAACTGGTGTTAGGAATTGCGATCGCATTAATTTTAAATCAAACCTTTAAAGGACGGGGTATTGTGCGCACCATCGCCATCCTGCCTTGGGCCTTGCCAACTGCTTTGATTGGTCTAGTCTGGGCTTGGATGTTTAATGACCAGTTTGGGGTTTGGAATGATATCTTAGTGCGTCTAGGTATTATTCAAGAGGGAATCAACTGGCTAGGATACCCGACAACAGCGATGATGGCAGTGATTGCGGCAGACGTTTGGAAAACGACACCCTTCATCAGCATTTTGCTCCTAGCTGGCTTGCAGTCTATTCCCCAAGACCTATACGAAGCCTATGCTCTAGACGGTGCTACACCCTGGCAAAGTTTCAAGCAAATTACTCTACCGCTATTGATGCCCCAAATCCTAATTTCCTTACTGTTCCGCTTTGCCCAAGCTTTCGGAGTCTTCGACCTGATCAAAGTGATGACTGGAGGTGCTCCGGGAGGAGCTACAGAAGTTGTATCTCTCTACATCTATACCACTGTCATGGATTATCTAGACTTTGGTTATGGTGCTGCCCTTGTGGTAGTAACCTTTTTGATACTGGTAACCACGGTCATAATTATAGCGCTAGGCTTACGGGACTAA
- a CDS encoding Dyp-type peroxidase, whose product MSELTPEAREDIQGIILSGYGHLRYALYLFVQIKNPKQAQAWLKTILPEITTGKLWPKRPDGTTEKPEYTLNIAFTHKGLQVLNLPQHTLETFSRELIEGIATSKRSRILGDTAESAPDQWDVGGANNEEIHMLLILYGLDPESLAQQRNQLLQDQDDSLVVVAEEPGFRAPSNKEHFGFNDSISQPIIEGTRNNQNPNQDVVKTGEFILGYPNQYDFLPATPSVPVDQDSDNILPSFPGTELSEFKDFGRHGTYLVYRKLAQDVAGFWQYIAQQGHDGEGCPHAPTMSLLAAKFVGRWPSGTPLVLAPDQDNPEIQDKNQFKYLPEDKEGYRCPIGAHIRRSNPRDSFLDATPEDSFKLSNRHRIIRRGAIYGEPLFPIGDIENGQLPVDIQDDGKPRGLHFFSINANIRRQFEFLQETWCNNPRFNSLYDNKDPIIGDNDGSGHMTIQRSLIRKRINNLPRFVTVKGGGYFFMPSITAMQFMVNCA is encoded by the coding sequence ATGTCAGAATTAACGCCAGAAGCACGGGAAGATATTCAGGGAATTATATTGAGTGGTTATGGGCATCTACGCTATGCCTTATATTTATTTGTTCAAATCAAGAACCCTAAACAAGCTCAGGCATGGTTAAAGACTATTCTCCCGGAAATCACTACAGGTAAATTGTGGCCAAAACGACCAGATGGAACCACGGAAAAACCTGAATATACCTTGAATATTGCCTTTACCCACAAAGGATTGCAAGTTCTTAACCTACCACAGCACACTCTCGAAACATTTTCCAGGGAATTAATCGAAGGGATAGCCACTTCAAAACGTTCTCGTATATTAGGAGATACGGCAGAAAGCGCTCCAGATCAATGGGATGTCGGTGGAGCAAATAATGAAGAGATTCATATGTTGTTGATCCTTTATGGATTAGACCCCGAAAGCCTCGCCCAGCAGCGCAACCAGTTGCTTCAAGACCAAGACGATAGTCTAGTGGTTGTGGCAGAAGAGCCTGGGTTTAGAGCTCCTAGTAATAAGGAGCATTTCGGCTTTAACGACAGTATTTCCCAGCCGATCATTGAGGGGACTCGAAACAACCAAAACCCTAATCAAGATGTGGTTAAGACTGGGGAGTTTATCCTGGGCTATCCAAATCAATACGATTTCTTGCCTGCTACCCCATCTGTGCCAGTAGACCAGGATAGTGATAATATCTTGCCCAGTTTTCCAGGTACAGAACTGTCAGAGTTCAAAGATTTCGGACGTCATGGAACTTACCTGGTATACCGGAAGCTAGCCCAGGATGTAGCTGGCTTTTGGCAATATATTGCCCAACAAGGACATGATGGCGAGGGTTGTCCCCATGCTCCAACCATGAGCTTGCTTGCAGCTAAGTTCGTAGGACGTTGGCCCAGTGGTACCCCCCTAGTGCTTGCCCCAGACCAGGATAACCCAGAGATTCAGGACAAGAATCAGTTCAAGTACTTACCAGAAGATAAGGAGGGTTATCGTTGCCCCATCGGTGCTCACATCCGTCGTAGCAACCCCAGGGATTCCTTTCTAGATGCCACCCCAGAGGATTCCTTTAAACTATCCAATCGGCATCGGATTATTCGACGGGGGGCTATTTACGGAGAACCTCTATTCCCCATCGGGGATATCGAAAACGGTCAGTTGCCTGTGGATATTCAGGATGATGGCAAGCCCAGAGGACTACATTTCTTCAGTATTAATGCTAATATTAGGCGTCAATTTGAGTTTCTTCAGGAAACTTGGTGTAACAATCCTCGATTTAACAGTTTATATGATAACAAAGACCCGATCATCGGAGATAATGACGGTTCTGGTCATATGACCATTCAGCGTTCACTGATTCGTAAACGAATTAATAACCTACCTCGATTTGTAACCGTCAAGGGGGGTGGATACTTTTTTATGCCAAGTATCACCGCCATGCAATTTATGGTTAATTGTGCCTAA